The following coding sequences are from one Polyodon spathula isolate WHYD16114869_AA chromosome 7, ASM1765450v1, whole genome shotgun sequence window:
- the LOC121317921 gene encoding probable G-protein coupled receptor 101 codes for MCCIYLIFNCTMPSFFDPPRRYNSTPGRWDAGGAASLSSSLVNSVVKMALLSLIVCTSLFGNVVVLLVFQRKPQLLHVANRFVLNLLTADLFQTVLVMPFAIVATVPNVWPLDRRLCQALVVLMHLFAFAGVNTIIVVSVDRYLAIIHPLSYPARMTPRRGNNLIACTWVLSVLQSTPPLYGWGSIDFDRRHHSCTLVWSASYSYSALVSMFSFWVPVCIMLGCYWMVFRAARRQNNLVHPVQATKHSHSTADNHQCQEKHQQQPPPEGSVYPIRARHRRFHYHCKAAKVVFVIMSSYIFSMGPYSVLGMLFISPSVPVPPWIVSLALVLFFFQCCIHPYIYGYMHRSVRREFLALLCGSFCQQVRPPRSSGADSCFTVTAGRPTHTHFPGAAARICPLRTWEEGTTSSSPTEGMSKDSRKDTTSISFSSEKELNILPK; via the coding sequence atgtgttgtatatatttaatattcaacTGTACAATGCCCAGCTTTTTCGATCCCCCGCGTCGTTACAATTCCACTCCAGGCCGCTGGGATGCGGGTGGCGCGGCCTCTCTGTCCTCCTCATTGGTGAACAGCGTGGTGAAGATGGCTCTGCTCTCCCTCATTGTCTGCACCTCCCTTTTCGGGAACGTGGTGGTGCTGCTGGTGTTCCAGCGCAAGCCCCAGCTCCTGCACGTGGCCAACCGCTTTGTGCTGAACCTGCTTACGGCGGACCTCTTCCAGACGGTCCTAGTGATGCCCTTTGCTATCGTCGCCACGGTGCCCAACGTGTGGCCCCTGGACCGCCGGCTGTGTCAGGCTCTGGTGGTCCTTATGCACTTGTTTGCCTTCGCCGGGGTCAACACCATCATTGTGGTGTCTGTCGACAGGTACCTGGCCATCATCCATCCACTCTCCTACCCGGCCAGGATGACCCCTCGCCGGGGGAACAACCTGATCGCCTGCACATGGGTCCTGAGCGTCCTGCAGAGCACCCCGCCACTCTACGGCTGGGGGTCCATTGACTTCGACCGGCGCCACCACTCCTGCACGCTCGTCTGGTCCGCCAGCTACTCCTACTCCGCCCTGGTATCCATGTTCTCCTTCTGGGTGCCCGTCTGCATCATGCTGGGCTGCTACTGGATGGTGTTCAGGGCTGCCAGGAGGCAGAACAACCTAGTTCACCCGGTGCAAGCTACCAAGCACAGCCACAGCACTGCTGATAACCACCAGTGCCAAGAGAAGCATCAGCAGCAGCCGCCCCCGGAAGGCTCTGTCTACCCCATCAGGGCGCGCCACAGACGCTTCCATTATCACTGCAAAGCGGCCAAAGTGGTCTTTGTCATCATGTCTTCTTACATCTTCAGCATGGGCCCTTACAGCGTCCTCGGCATGCTCTTCATCAGCCCTAGCGTTCCCGTCCCGCCCTGGATCGTCTCCCTGGCCCTCGTCTTGTTCTTTTTCCAGTGCTGTATCCACCCCTACATCTACGGCTACATGCACCGCAGCGTCCGCAGGGAGTTCCTGGCCCTGCTCTGCGGCTCCTTCTGCCAGCAGGTGCGACCGCCGCGCAGCTCCGGAGCGGACAGCTGCTTCACGGTGACCGCCGGGCGGCCGACGCACACCCACTTCCCCGGCGCGGCTGCCAGGATCTGCCCCCTGAGGACCTGGGAGGAGGGCACCACGTCGTCCTCCCCCACCGAGGGCATGTCCAAGGACAGCAGGAAGGACACGACCTCGATCAGCTTCAGCTCGGAAAAAGAACTGAACATCCTGCCGAAGTGA